The window GGCTATACTGTTGCTTCCTTTGCCGGGAAGGGGTGAATAAAAACGGCGAACCTCCTTATCCTGCGCTCGCGAAGTGACTTTTTAAGGGTCAACTAATATAGACTTATTCCCCACCGGTTTAAAGGGTTTTTGAACAACGTTTTGTTGTATAAAATTCATCAAGTGCCGTTTTTAGCTTAAAATAAGCAATTATAAGATTATTTTAAGCATTCTGTAACAAATAAACTACTTTGAAAATGCCGTTTTTAGCGAAATTTCGGGGGTCAAAAGTGACAAAAATCACGTTTGGAGCAGCTATTCGACCGGCAAAATCTTGGTATGGCGCATAAACGCAAGGGTTTCTTTTTCGCCCTTTTCGGCAAGCATCTTTAACAGGTAAAGCAACTTCTTGTAAGTCGTCTCCGTCATTTTTTCGTGGGCGGTACTTTTGGTGAGGTACAGCAGCGGAGATTCTTGCGTGTAATTTAATTTGTTGTAAGTCTTGGACGCAGCTACGCGATCACAGAACATTTCCTTGATGTAGCGATCCGGCATATCCATCGGCACCAGCTTTTTAGTCGCCATTTCGTAATCGTACCAGAATTCAAAATGGTGTTTGTTACGCCCCTTGTGGTGCATCCATGCAAGGCTGTAGCCCTTGGCATTGCGTTCACCATTGTTGGGCGACTGGTCACCCATATAGTACTTTGCCCCGGGAATAAACTCCGTCGGACTATACTTGGAAAGATCGTGGAACAAGCCCTGAAAACCAATTCCCGCCTTGAAACACAAGCGAACGACCTCGTTACGGTGCTTGGTAATCGTTATAAAATGTTTAATAGGATGAAAACTCACAAGCCCAATTATAGTTTTTTCTACATTTCCATTCGAAATTTGGCGTTAGAACGCCACCGAATTTTTAAAAGACACAAAAAGAGGATTATTATGCCGAAACTTCGTTCGCTCAAGACTATGGAAGGCCGTGAAATGGCCGGTGCACGCGCCCTTTGGCACGCAACTGGAACCAAGGTGGAAGACTTTGGCAAGCCCGTCATTTGCGTGGTGAACAGCTATACCCAGTTTGTTCCGGGCCACGTTCACCTGAAAGACTTGGGCCAGGTAGTCGCCCGCGCGATCGAAGCAGCCGGTGGTGTCGCTAAGGAAATGAACACCATCGCCGTCGATGACGGTATCGCCATGGGCCACGACGGCATGCTCTACAGCTTGCCCTCTCGCGACCTCATCGCAGATTCTACCGAATACATGGCAAACGCCCATCGCGCCGACGCCCTCGTTTGCATTTCTAACTGCGACAAGGTGACTCCGGGTATGCTCATGGCTGCCATGCGCCTCAACATTCCGGCAATCTTCGTGAGCGGCGGCCCGATGGAAGCTGGCCACGTGACCACGAAGGACGGCAAGGACCGCGCCCTCGACTTGATCGATGCCATGATTGATTCCGCTGACAATACCATCAGCGACGAAGAAGTGGCCGCCATCGAAGCTAACGCATGCCCGACTTGCGGTTCCTGCTCCGGCATGTTCACCGCAAACTCCATGAACTCCCTTACCGAAGCCCTCGGCCTCAGCTTGCCTGGCAACGGCACCATCGTTGCAACGCACGCCGAACGTAAGAAGCTCTTCGAAGCAGCCGGTAAGCGCATCGTGGAACTCTGCCACCAGTATTACGACTTGAACGACGAAAGCATCCTTCCGCGCAGCATCGCTACGAAGGACGCCTTCGAAAACGCCATGCGCCTCGACATCGCCATGGGCGGTTCCTCCAACACCGTGCTCCACTTGCTCGCTGTCGCTCAGGAAGCTGGCGTCGACTTCACCATGAAGGACATCGACCGCCTTTCCCGCAACACGCTGTGCATCTGCAAGGTCGCCCCGACCGTTCACAACATCCACGTGGAAAACGTGAACCGCGCCGGTGGCATCATGGGTATCCTCGGTGAACTCGACCGCATGGGCCTCATCCATAAGAATGCAAAGACCGTTCACGCCGCCACCATGGGCGAAGCTCTCGAAGTGAACGACCTCAAGCGTAACCCGAGCGCCGAAGCCAAGCAGCGCTACCTCGCTGGCCCGGGCCGCAAGTACAATATCGAAGCTTTCTCTCAGAACTTCATGTATCCGAATCACGACCTCGACCGTGCCAACGGCGCTATCCGCGATGGCGAACACGCTTACACCAAGGACGGCGGCCTCGCTGTTCTGTACGGTAACCTCGCTATTGACGGCTGTATCGTGAAGACCGCTGGCGTGGACGAATCCATCTGGAAGTTCACCGGCCCGGCAATCGTGTTTGAAAGCCAGGAAGAAGCTGTCGAAGGCATCCTCGGCAACAAGGTGAAGGCTGGCGACGTGGTCGTTATCCGCTACGAAGGCCCGAAGGGTGGCCCCGGCATGCAGGAAATGCTCTACCCGACCTCTTACCTCAAGAGCCGTCACCTCGGCAAGTCCTGCGCCCTCCTCACCGACGGTCGTTTCTCCGGCGGTACGAGCGGTCTTTCCATCGGTCACGCTTCTCCGGAAGCTGCCAACAAGGGTAACATCGGCCTCGTGCACACGGGCGACGTTATCGAAATCGATATTCCGAACCGCACCATCAATGTGGAACTCACCGACGCCGAACTCGACGCCCGCCGCAAGGAAATGGAATCTCGCGGTGCCAAGGCTTGGAAGCCGGAAACCCGCAACCGCGTGGTGTCCAAGGCTCTGCAGGCATACGCTGCCATGGCCTCTTCTGCAGACAAGGGCGCTGTGCGCGACCTGAGCCTCATTGGTGTGAAGTAATTAAAGGAAAGTAATGGATTCTCTCCTTAAACCTTTTATGAATTCCCGCAAGGTGTATGTTCCGGGTAAAATGTACCCGGACATCCGCGTGGGAATGCGCGAAATTTTGACTGAAGACCCCGAAACGCCTGTCGTGACGGTGTACGATACGAGTGGCCCTTACAGCGATGTAGACGCCAAGCTCGACGTAACGAAGGGTATTGAACGCTTCCGTGAACCGTGGATTATGGAACGTGGTGACGCCGAAGAACTCGACAACATGACGTCTGCTTATGGCCGCGCCCGCCGCGAAAACCATGAGCTCGACCACCTGCGCTTTAACGCAGAGCACCACCCGCTCCGCGCCAAGGTTGGTCATCACCTGACGCAACTCGACTACGCCCGCAAGGGAATCGTCACCAAGGAAATGGAATACGTGGCCATCCGCGAAAACCAGCGCCTTGACGAGTTGCAGGCCCAGGGTAAAATCCAGGTGGCAGGCTCCCCCATTACGCCGGAATTTGTGCGCGACGAAATCGCCGCAGGCCGTGCGATTCTGCCGGGGAACATTAACCACCCGGAATGCGAACCGATGATTATCGGCAACCGTTTCCTCACGAAGATCAACAGCAACATCGGCAACTCGGCCATTACCTCTTCCATCGAAGAAGAAGTCGAAAAGATGGCTTGGTCTGTACGATGGGGCGCAGACACGGTCATGGACCTTTCCACTGGAAAGCACATTCATGAAACACGTGAATGGATTATTCGAAATAGTCCCGTACCTATCGGCACTGTGCCTATTTACCAGGCGCTCGAGAAGGTGAACGGCAAGGCCGAAGAACTCACGTGGGAACTGTACCGCGACACGCTCATCGAGCAGGCGGAACAAGGCGTGGACTACTTCACGATTCACGCGGGCCTTTTGCTGGAACATATTCCGCTGACTGCCAAGCGCACCACGGGTATCGTGAGCCGCGGCGGTTCGATTCTTGCCCTCTGGCAGATGCGCCACCACCAGCAGAACTTCCTCTACACGCACTTCCGCGAAATCTGCGAGATTCTCGCCGCCTACGACGTGGCAGTCTCGCTCGGCGACGGTCTTCGCCCGGGGTCGTTGGCCGATGCCAACGACGCGGCCCAGTTCGGAGAACTGGACACGCTCGGCGAGCTCACGAAAATTGCTTGGGAATACGGCGTGCAGGTGATTATCGAGGGTCCGGGTCACGTGCCCATGCACAAGATTCAGGACAACATGGCGCGCCAGCTCGAAAAGTGCCACGGCGCTCCGTTCTACACGCTCGGCCCTCTTACCACCGATATCGCCCCCGGTTATGACCACATTACGTCGGCCATCGGTGCGGCCCAAATCGGCTGGTACGGTACCGCAATGCTCTGCTACGTAACACCCAAGGAACACCTCGGACTCCCCGACCGCGACGACGTGCGCGCCGGTGTGGTCACCTACAAGCTCGCCGCTCACGCGGCCGACCTTGCAAAGGGCCATTTCGCAGCGCAGTTCCGCGACGACGCCCTTTCCCGCGCCCGCTTCGACTTCCGCTGGAACGACCAGTTCGCGCTTTCCCTGGACCCCGAAAAGGCCATGGAATTCCACGACAAGACGCTCCCCGGTAGCCAGGCCAAGAGCAGCCACTTCTGCAGCATGTGTGGCCCGAACTTCTGTTCGATGCGCATCACGCGTGCCGTACGCAACTTTGTGGCAACTGGCGAAGTCGGCGACGTGTAACACCTAAGCTCATTTATTAAAAGCAAAAATCCCTCGGACACTCGTCCAAGGGATTTTTCAATTACTGTTGTTGCGATTGTACTTCTGTTGCAGCAGGAGGTTGCGCTGCAGCATTATTCTCCGGCGCGACCTCTTTCGGCGGCACCTTATTTTTCACGCACCTGAGCGAGAACGCATTTCCGTCAAAATCCTCTTCGTTCTTGAATTCATCCTTACTGCTTACGACATACCAGTAAGCGGCTCCCGAACCAGCACCGCCTTCAGCCGCCCAGAAATACGCACTCGTTCCGAGTTCCGTATATTCGCCGTCATTGCGGAATCGAATACCCGCCGGCAAAGCGTTAAAGCCGCTCGCATTGTTGTTCTTAGTCATGTCACCCTGAGCCCAGCCTTCACGGCTCTTGAGAGCTGCAGCCAAGCCCTTGCGCTTGTTAATCGCAAATTGTCCTAACCGCATCCATTCTTCCTGTCGCGGAATATGCCAACCATCGGGGCAAATTCCCTGATGTTCTTCGACAACGGCTCCCTGCGACACGCTATCCAGCGAGTTTTCGATAAAGTCCTCGGGCAAGCGCATCGCTACATGCCACGGGTAAAGCCTTCCGTAATTGCGGCAACGGATATCCTTGTCCTCGTAGCAGAAGCTCCCCGGAGCGGCAAAGCGCAGATTTTCCGCCATCCATACATCCTCGCCCACGGCCAAGGTCTTGTAGCGGTTATCATCTCGCTTGTCGTAAATCGAAGTGCTGTCATAAATTTCATCGATATCGGGCGGATTCATCAAGCAGCGCACCGGATACGCCCTGCTCTTCAAGCTTGAATCCATCACGAAATCATCATTGCTATTCGGGAGCGTCCAAACAAACGCCCGCGTCGAATCAAGTTCATTCACCGTCCAGAAACCCGTAAAGGTTCCAATTCCAGAATACGTCGAAACAGAATCAACGGAATCGCGCACACCAGTGGCCAACGCCGTGAACCCGAAGCCGTTTTCGCCCATAAGCGCGAGATCGCTTTCTAGCCAGGTTTCTCGGGCTCGCAGGTTCGTTCCCACGCCCACCGCATCGTCAATATCCTTCAGGTAAATATTGAGCCTGTAAAAGTCAAGCGACGTCGGCACATGCCAGCCATTGGGGCAAACATCCTTCATCTTCGATGTTCCCGTAATATTGGTGGCGGCCTCCCACGTGTAAAGGCGCCCAAAGCGTTCGCAATTTTCCTCCATGTTGTCGTAGCAGTAGCTACCCGGCACCTTCACGTTCAAGTTATTGACCATCCACACCTGATCGCCAATATGAATCGTAAGCACAGCCTTGTTCTGCACATTGACCACCTGCGGAACCACCTTCGGGCGAGGCGGAGGAGGCGGCTCCCTAAAGGGATACACCTTGTTTTCGATACAGCGGATAGAGACGCCATCATCTTTGGAGGCGTAGACTTTGTCAAAAGACCTTGAATCGTACAGAACGCTCCAATAAATCGCCCCCACGTTGTCTATTTCGGACGAAGACCAGAACTGAGCCGAAGATTTCAAATCCATAAAGCCGGTATACTCGTTACGCACACCCGCCGGCAATGCATTAAAGCCGAATTCATCGGAACCCGCAGGCACACGCAGTTCCTTTTCCCATAAATCAGGAGACTTTAGGCTCAAACCGACGCCATCACTCTTGCCGATTCGCCCCACATA is drawn from Fibrobacter sp. UWT2 and contains these coding sequences:
- a CDS encoding DUF5662 family protein, producing MSFHPIKHFITITKHRNEVVRLCFKAGIGFQGLFHDLSKYSPTEFIPGAKYYMGDQSPNNGERNAKGYSLAWMHHKGRNKHHFEFWYDYEMATKKLVPMDMPDRYIKEMFCDRVAASKTYNKLNYTQESPLLYLTKSTAHEKMTETTYKKLLYLLKMLAEKGEKETLAFMRHTKILPVE
- a CDS encoding FISUMP domain-containing protein, whose amino-acid sequence is MKIHTIVLAMLLCGASGALAHVLKMPDFKDKRDGRVYKTVQIGNQRWFAENLRFNVKGSWCYDNRDYNCETYGRLYNWAMAMRLVDFYNNHSIADIDFTKKDWKTYHDACPAGWRLPANKDWVTLKRYVGRIGKSDGVGLSLKSPDLWEKELRVPAGSDEFGFNALPAGVRNEYTGFMDLKSSAQFWSSSEIDNVGAIYWSVLYDSRSFDKVYASKDDGVSIRCIENKVYPFREPPPPPRPKVVPQVVNVQNKAVLTIHIGDQVWMVNNLNVKVPGSYCYDNMEENCERFGRLYTWEAATNITGTSKMKDVCPNGWHVPTSLDFYRLNIYLKDIDDAVGVGTNLRARETWLESDLALMGENGFGFTALATGVRDSVDSVSTYSGIGTFTGFWTVNELDSTRAFVWTLPNSNDDFVMDSSLKSRAYPVRCLMNPPDIDEIYDSTSIYDKRDDNRYKTLAVGEDVWMAENLRFAAPGSFCYEDKDIRCRNYGRLYPWHVAMRLPEDFIENSLDSVSQGAVVEEHQGICPDGWHIPRQEEWMRLGQFAINKRKGLAAALKSREGWAQGDMTKNNNASGFNALPAGIRFRNDGEYTELGTSAYFWAAEGGAGSGAAYWYVVSSKDEFKNEEDFDGNAFSLRCVKNKVPPKEVAPENNAAAQPPAATEVQSQQQ
- the ilvD gene encoding dihydroxy-acid dehydratase, with product MPKLRSLKTMEGREMAGARALWHATGTKVEDFGKPVICVVNSYTQFVPGHVHLKDLGQVVARAIEAAGGVAKEMNTIAVDDGIAMGHDGMLYSLPSRDLIADSTEYMANAHRADALVCISNCDKVTPGMLMAAMRLNIPAIFVSGGPMEAGHVTTKDGKDRALDLIDAMIDSADNTISDEEVAAIEANACPTCGSCSGMFTANSMNSLTEALGLSLPGNGTIVATHAERKKLFEAAGKRIVELCHQYYDLNDESILPRSIATKDAFENAMRLDIAMGGSSNTVLHLLAVAQEAGVDFTMKDIDRLSRNTLCICKVAPTVHNIHVENVNRAGGIMGILGELDRMGLIHKNAKTVHAATMGEALEVNDLKRNPSAEAKQRYLAGPGRKYNIEAFSQNFMYPNHDLDRANGAIRDGEHAYTKDGGLAVLYGNLAIDGCIVKTAGVDESIWKFTGPAIVFESQEEAVEGILGNKVKAGDVVVIRYEGPKGGPGMQEMLYPTSYLKSRHLGKSCALLTDGRFSGGTSGLSIGHASPEAANKGNIGLVHTGDVIEIDIPNRTINVELTDAELDARRKEMESRGAKAWKPETRNRVVSKALQAYAAMASSADKGAVRDLSLIGVK
- the thiC gene encoding phosphomethylpyrimidine synthase ThiC, whose amino-acid sequence is MNSRKVYVPGKMYPDIRVGMREILTEDPETPVVTVYDTSGPYSDVDAKLDVTKGIERFREPWIMERGDAEELDNMTSAYGRARRENHELDHLRFNAEHHPLRAKVGHHLTQLDYARKGIVTKEMEYVAIRENQRLDELQAQGKIQVAGSPITPEFVRDEIAAGRAILPGNINHPECEPMIIGNRFLTKINSNIGNSAITSSIEEEVEKMAWSVRWGADTVMDLSTGKHIHETREWIIRNSPVPIGTVPIYQALEKVNGKAEELTWELYRDTLIEQAEQGVDYFTIHAGLLLEHIPLTAKRTTGIVSRGGSILALWQMRHHQQNFLYTHFREICEILAAYDVAVSLGDGLRPGSLADANDAAQFGELDTLGELTKIAWEYGVQVIIEGPGHVPMHKIQDNMARQLEKCHGAPFYTLGPLTTDIAPGYDHITSAIGAAQIGWYGTAMLCYVTPKEHLGLPDRDDVRAGVVTYKLAAHAADLAKGHFAAQFRDDALSRARFDFRWNDQFALSLDPEKAMEFHDKTLPGSQAKSSHFCSMCGPNFCSMRITRAVRNFVATGEVGDV